The following proteins are encoded in a genomic region of Sorangiineae bacterium MSr12523:
- a CDS encoding protein-glutamate O-methyltransferase CheR has product MSRAAPASSSGTYRALKEKDTEVERVEVELLLEAIFRVYGFDFRSYAYASIKRRLWRRAQAEGVASFSALQERVLHDPTCMDRLMLDLSIQVTSMFRDPSFFLALRRKVVPSLRTYPFIRVWHAGCSSGEEVFSLAMLLKEEGLYARTRIYATDLNETVIKVAKNGIFPLSKMQEYTINYQRAGGLRSFSEYYTARYDGARFDPSLMENVLFSQHNLVTDGSFSEFHLILCRNVMIYFDRNLQNRVLDLFHSSLANFGFLALGRKENLRQTESEPKFIPFVAEEKIFRRADKK; this is encoded by the coding sequence ATGAGCCGAGCAGCACCCGCCTCGTCGTCCGGCACGTACCGAGCCCTCAAGGAGAAAGACACCGAGGTCGAACGCGTCGAGGTCGAGCTGTTGCTCGAGGCGATCTTCCGCGTCTACGGCTTCGACTTCCGCTCGTATGCGTACGCGTCCATCAAGCGACGTTTGTGGCGGCGGGCTCAGGCCGAGGGGGTGGCGTCGTTCAGCGCGCTACAAGAGAGGGTGCTGCACGACCCCACGTGCATGGACCGGTTGATGCTCGACTTGAGCATCCAGGTCACGTCCATGTTTCGTGATCCGAGCTTCTTCCTGGCCCTGCGGCGCAAGGTGGTCCCGAGTTTGCGGACCTATCCGTTCATCCGCGTGTGGCACGCCGGTTGTTCCTCCGGCGAAGAGGTCTTCTCCCTGGCGATGCTGCTCAAGGAAGAAGGCCTGTACGCGCGCACACGCATCTATGCGACGGACCTCAACGAGACGGTCATCAAAGTCGCCAAGAACGGAATTTTTCCTCTGTCGAAGATGCAGGAGTACACGATCAACTACCAGCGGGCGGGTGGGCTGCGCTCGTTCTCCGAGTACTACACGGCCCGCTACGACGGCGCGCGTTTCGATCCGTCGCTCATGGAGAACGTGCTCTTCTCACAGCACAACCTCGTGACCGACGGCAGCTTCAGCGAGTTTCATCTCATCTTGTGCCGCAACGTCATGATCTACTTCGACCGAAATTTGCAGAACCGCGTGCTCGATCTCTTTCATTCGAGCCTGGCCAATTTCGGCTTCCTTGCGCTGGGGCGAAAGGAAAACCTGCGCCAGACGGAAAGCGAGCCGAAGTTCATACCCTTCGTGGCGGAGGAGAAAATCTTTCGGAGGGCGGACAAGAAGTAA
- a CDS encoding chemotaxis protein CheB, with protein MGFQHELIVVGTSWGGLRALEVLLSTLPADFDRPIAVVQHRRPDSDDTLARVLQRHTKMRVREAEDKEPIVPGRVYIAPADYHLLVDDQSVALSTDPPVRFSRPSIDVLFESAADAFRHRLIGIVLTGRNHDGAIGLSRIKQRGGLTIVQDPASAESPEMPAGAIERACVDRVLALDRIGPFLGQLRQR; from the coding sequence TTGGGCTTTCAGCACGAACTCATCGTGGTGGGGACGTCGTGGGGCGGTTTGCGGGCCCTGGAAGTGCTTTTGTCGACCTTGCCTGCCGACTTCGACCGGCCCATCGCCGTCGTGCAGCACCGCCGGCCCGATTCCGATGACACACTGGCGCGTGTGCTCCAGCGCCACACCAAGATGCGGGTGCGCGAGGCCGAGGACAAAGAGCCGATCGTTCCTGGACGCGTGTACATTGCACCCGCCGACTACCACTTGCTCGTCGACGATCAGTCGGTGGCCCTGTCGACGGACCCGCCGGTGCGTTTCAGCCGGCCCTCCATCGACGTGCTCTTCGAGTCGGCCGCCGATGCATTTCGACATCGTCTGATCGGAATCGTGCTCACCGGACGAAACCATGACGGTGCCATCGGTCTCTCGCGCATCAAACAGCGTGGTGGCCTCACGATTGTCCAGGACCCCGCCTCAGCCGAAAGCCCCGAGATGCCCGCGGGAGCCATCGAGCGAGCCTGCGTCGATCGAGTCCTCGCCCTCGACCGCATCGGGCCCTTCTTGGGTCAGCTCAGGCAGAGATGA